A portion of the Salminus brasiliensis chromosome 9, fSalBra1.hap2, whole genome shotgun sequence genome contains these proteins:
- the LOC140561976 gene encoding ankyrin repeat domain-containing protein 13C-like, translating to MTGDTICSLRRDQAHSEHQQTLQALQVSADPLKGGENDGDDVYNHSLHHRRPPSSVTVKPLAKLQRRSSSSSSSDANGHATPEDSKKTPVILTPSGFPVHECVYKGDVRRLSSLIRTENIAQKDAHGNTPLHLAVMLGHKECAHLLLAHNAPVKVKNALGWSPLAEAISYGDRQMITALLRKLKQQSRENVENKRPRLLKALWELGDFYLELHWDFQSWVPLLSRILPSDACKIYKQGMNIRLDTTLVDFSDRKCQRGDLSFIFNGEAPPAEAFIVLDNEQKVYQRIHHEDSEMDTEEEVDILMGSDIYSATLSTKSISFSRSQIGWLFREDKTEKVGNFVGDFYTVKGLVLESRKRREHLSEEDILRNKAIMESLSKGGSLSEQSFEPVRRQSLCAPEPNTLSWEEYISAEAGKAPVLGREQVCKESRKNFKATVAMSRDFPLGIESLLNVLEVIAPFKHFNKLREFVQMKLPPGFPVKLDIPVFPTITATVTFQEFRYTEFEESVFTIPADYKEDPNRFPDL from the exons ATGACGGGGGACACGATCTGCAGCCTGCGCAGAGACCAGGCTCACAGCGAGCACCAGCAGACCCTGCAGGCGCTCCAGGTTTCAGCAGACCCGCTGAAAGGCGGAGAAAACGACGGTGACGACGTCTACAACCACAGCCTCCATCACCGCAGGCCGCCGAGCAGCGTGACCGTGAAGCCTCTGGCCAAACTGCAGcgccgcagcagcagcagcagcagcagcgatgCGAACGGACACGCCACCCCCGAGGACAGCAAGAAGACCCCCGTCATTTTGACTCCGTCCGGATTCCCCGTGCACGAGTGCGTGTACAAGGGCGACGTGCGGAGGCTGTCTTCGCTGATCCGCACCGAAAACATCGCGCAGAAGGACGCACACG GAAACACACCCCTCCACCTGGCTGTGATGTTGGGTCATAAAG AGTGTGCTCATCTGCTCCTGGCCCACAATGCACCTGTGAAAGTGAAGAATGCCCTCGGGTGGAGCCCCCTTGCCGAGGCCATCAGCTACGGAGACAGACAGATGA TCACGGCCTTACTGCGGAAGCTGAAACAGCAATCCAGGGAAAACGTGGAGAACAAAAGGCCTCGGCTGCTCAAAGCACTGTGGGAG CTTGGTGACTTTTACCTGGAACTTCACTGGGATTTCCAGAGTTGGG TGCCTCTCTTGTCACGGATTTTACCATCTGATGCCTGCAAGATATACAAGCAAGGAATGAATATCAG GTTAGACACCACTCTGGTAGACTTCAGTGACAGGAAGTGCCAGAGAGGAGACCTCAGCTTCATCTTCAACGGGGAAGCACCACCCGCAGAGGCCTTCATCGTCTTGGACAACGAACAGAAAGTGTACCAGAGAATTCACCACGAG GATTCAGAGATGGACACCGAGGAGGAGGTGGATATTTTGATGGGCAGTGATATCTACTCAGCCACTCTCTCCACCAAGTCCATCTCCTTCTCCCGCAGTCAGATTGGCTGGCTCTTCAGGGAGGACAAGACG GAGAAAGTAGGGAACTTTGTGGGGGACTTCTACACAGTGAAGGGTCTGGTTCTGGAGTCTAGGAAGAGGCGAGAGCATCTGAGCGAGGAGGACATCCTGCGCAACAAAGCCATCATGGAGAGCCTAAGCAAAGGAGGCAGTCTGTCAGAGCAAAGCTTTGAG CCTGTCCGAAGGCAGTCGCTCTGTGCCCCTGAGCCCAACACACTGTCCTGGGAGGAGTACATCTCTGCAGAGGCGGGAAA GGCTCCTGTTCTGGGCCGAGAGCAGGTGTGTAAGGAGAGCAGGAAAAACTTCAAGGCGACCGTAGCCATGAGCCGAGACTTTCCACTGGGCATTGAATC CTTGCTGAATGTATTGGAGGTCATTGCTCCCTTCAAGCACTTCAACAAACTCAGAGAATTCGTTCAGATGAAGCTTCCTCCGGGGTTTCCAGTCAAACTAG ACATCCCAGTGTTTCCAACCATCACAGCCACGGTGACGTTCCAGGAGTTCCGCTACACTGAGTTCGAAGAGTCCGTCTTCACCATCCCTGCAGATTATAAAGAAGACCCCAACCGTTTCCCAGACCTTTAG
- the znf830 gene encoding zinc finger protein 830 encodes MSSRGKKKAVSQEELRRLMKEKQRAAERQRQRRVQSPFAKYTSAGRLMCTLCGEHVKSEAVWQAHVLGRGHKERVGQLKGGQGHGGSAGRRKDEEEEEEENGGVKEVEKRKREEEEEKEREDGVGKKAKTGGLPADFFQSKGAAGLGLLAGQYGGDDDDEEEEEEEEEPKGESVKTSVGASKPPGDASGLPADFFESTLPPDAPSESTDEAAKPEPQLPEGFFDDPVKDARVRNVDTPREQMDREWEEFQKEMRMVNTASDAIVAEDDEEGRIERQIDEIDEQIECFRRVELLRARQEAAQSRTAKQKEEENLEDQEGEEEDEEEDEEKLLHVLSRDWRAKGALA; translated from the coding sequence ATGTCGTCCAGGGGGAAGAAGAAGGCGGTGAGTCAGGAGGAGCTGCGGAGGCTCATGAAGGAGAAGCAGCGCGCGGCGGAGCGGCAGCGGCAGCGGCGCGTGCAGTCCCCCTTCGCCAAGTACACGAGCGCGGGCCGGCTGATGTGCACTCTGTGCGGTGAGCACGTGAAGAGCGAGGCGGTGTGGCAAGCGCACGTGCTGGGCAGGGGGCACAAGGAGAGGGTGGGGCAGTTGAAGGGGGGGCAGGGGCATGGGGGGTCTGCAGGGAGGAGGaaagacgaggaggaggaggaggaggagaatggGGGGGTGAAGGAGgtggagaagaggaagagggaggaggaggaggagaaggaaagGGAGGATGGAGTGGGCAAAAAGGCCAAGACTGGGGGTctgcctgcagatttcttccaAAGCAAAGGTGCAGCAGGGCTTGGTCTCCTTGCTGGACAgtatggtggtgatgatgatgatgaggaggaggaggaagaagaggaggagcccAAAGGTGAATCTGTTAAGACATCAGTTGGTGCTTCCAAACCTCCAGGAGATGCCTCAGGGctccctgcagatttctttGAGTCCACTCTGCCCCCTGACGCCCCCTCGGAGTCCACGGACGAGGCGGCCAAGCCTGAGCCGCAGCTTCCTGAGGGCTTCTTCGATGACCCTGTGAAGGACGCCCGTGTGCGCAACGTGGACACGCCTCGGGAGCAGATGGACCGTGAGTGGGAGGAGTTCCAGAAGGAGATGCGTATGGTCAACACCGCTTCGGACGCCATCGTGGCGGAGGATGATGAGGAGGGTCGCATCGAGCGCCAGATTGATGAGATCGACGAACAGATCGAGTGCTTCCGCAGGGTGGAGCTCCTGAGGGCTCGGCAGGAGGCTGCTCAGAGCAGGACGGCCaagcagaaagaggaggagaacctggaagaccaagagggtgaggaggaggatgaggaggaagatgaggagaAACTTCTGCATGTGCTGTCTAGAGACTGGAGAGCCAAGGGAGCACTCGCGTAG
- the efcab14 gene encoding EF-hand calcium-binding domain-containing protein 14 has translation MKKRKELNALIGLGDSKRKKPKKGSGHRLLRTEPPGSESESSSEDEEFTSLGGVGAFRKSYTQCCTICYPLCVFIILAACVMACAGLIWMQIALKEDLDSLKEKLRTMESSQKASSHEIPKLSEELKAKQRLLEDIESGDKGLNKLWSNLTEINRKISTLDSAVNHLKANIKSASDLITLPTTVEELQKSVATIGSTLTSVQHDVKMIQTFIEDQKKGENQQGGHVDPPLTVNHDDSSRSLGEVTENNGSTQPSGSNPTRHPRFLTKNRSKRENFPTQHLTLPGVKSVEDLEKFLQAHLDYTSKGVSYEDLRNIFGSSTPDAHLLEPYDVDRDHRYTLAELRAAIAL, from the exons atgaagaagcgCAAGGAGCTGAACGCCCTGATCGGACTCGGCGACAGCAAGAGGAAGAAGCCGAAGAAGGGCTCCGGACACCGGCTACTGCGAACCGAGCCGCCCGGGTCTGAGTCCGAGTCCAGCTCCGAGGACGAGGAGTTTACCAGCCTGGGCGGTGTTGGGGCTTTTAGAAA AAGTTACACCCAGTGCTGCACCATCTGCTAcccgctgtgtgtgtttatcattTTGGCTGCTTGTGTGATGGCCTGCGCTGGACTGATCTGGATGCAGATAGCACTTAAAGAAGATTTGGATTCCCTCAAGGAGAAGCTTCGCACCA TGGAATCAAGTCAGAAGGCTTCTTCCCATGAAATACCAAAGCTGAGTGAGGAGCTGAAGGCCAAGCAGCGATTGTTGGAGGACATTGAGAGTGGAGACAAGGGCCTGAATAAGCTTTGGTCCAATCTAACAGAAATCAACAGAAAG ATAAGTACACTGGACTCTGCTGTTAACCACCTGAAGGCAAACATTAAATCAGCCTCAGATTTGATTACTCTGCCAACAACAGTGGAAGAGCTCCAGAAG AGTGTTGCCACCATTGGAAGCACACTTACTAGTGTTCAACATGATGTCAAGATGATTCAGACCTTTATAGAGGAccagaagaaaggagagaaccaACAAGGGGGTCATGTG GACCCTCCGCTGACGGTGAACCATGATGACAGCAGCAGAAGCCTTGGTGAGGTGACTGAAAACAATG GTTCCACACAGCCATCAGGTTCGAACCCCACTCGGCATCCGCGGTTTCTGACTAAGAACCGCTCCAAGAGAGAGAATTTTCCTACACAGCATCTAACACTTCCAGGAGTCAAATCTGTCGAAG aTTTAGAGAAGTTCCTGCAAGCTCATCTGGACTATACCTCGAAAGGCGTGTCGTATGAAGACTTGAGGAATATCTTTGGGTCATCCACCCCAGACGCCCACCTACTTGAGCCTTATGATGTAGATCGAGACCACAGGTATACCTTGGCGGAGCTCCGGGCTGCGATTGCTCTGTGA